In a single window of the Gossypium hirsutum isolate 1008001.06 chromosome A13, Gossypium_hirsutum_v2.1, whole genome shotgun sequence genome:
- the LOC107903828 gene encoding transcription factor bHLH149, with protein sequence MASFTPNLEPAPDTSLQFKPKKPRITLQTPSSCPPNQRIQRIKRWRTQRDQHIYSSKLFQALRRSRRTSASREVHETADRVLAVLAKGTTRWGRAILTARKVTKHKKAKLPTNNRLRKPDIYRERRKTPAVERKLKVLGRLVPGCRKLSFSNLIEETSDYIAALEMQVRAMTAITEFLCGGTGGGPQPPADRLPSNVNS encoded by the coding sequence ATGGCTTCCTTCACACCCAATCTAGAACCTGCCCCTGACACCTCTCTTCAGTTCAAGCCCAAGAAACCCAGGATAACCCTTCAAACCCCTTCCTCTTGTCCTCCCAATCAACGCATCCAAAGAATTAAGCGATGGCGGACCCAACGAGACCAACACATCTACTCCTCCAAGCTCTTCCAGGCTCTCCGTCGTTCTCGTCGTACCTCCGCCTCCAGGGAAGTCCACGAAACGGCTGACAGGGTTCTCGCCGTTTTGGCCAAGGGCACCACTCGTTGGGGCAGAGCCATTCTCACCGCTCGCAAGGTGACCAAACATAAGAAAGCCAAGCTCCCTACTAATAACAGGTTGAGGAAGCCCGATATTTACAGAGAGAGGAGGAAAACGCCGGCTGTTGAGCGGAAGTTGAAGGTTTTGGGACGTCTCGTCCCCGGTTGCCGGAAACTATCCTTCTCCAACCTTATAGAAGAAACTAGCGATTACATAGCGGCTCTAGAGATGCAAGTTCGAGCCATGACGGCTATTACCGAGTTTCTCTGCGGCGGAACTGGCGGTGGACCGCAGCCGCCGGCTGATCGCCTTCCCTCTAATGTCAACTCTTGA